Proteins encoded within one genomic window of Tachysurus vachellii isolate PV-2020 chromosome 16, HZAU_Pvac_v1, whole genome shotgun sequence:
- the tigarb gene encoding fructose-2,6-bisphosphatase TIGAR B: MFTFGVTLIRHGETQYNKDKLLQGQGIDTSLSETGLRQAEAAGQYLQDLRFSNVFVSNLQRAIQTAEIILKNNLHSADVEMVLDPLLRERGFGVAEGRPKEDLKNMANAAGQACRDFTPPGGETLEQVKTRFRKFLRSMFQRMLADHCPSMCPSFSPELPESLLPTVAGLANDGVENLPTHALVVSHGAFIRVAVRHLVDSLHCSLPEGLKMSQVYSACPNTGICRFVITLRMEENVPRPVAIHCIFINRKDHLASLKD, encoded by the exons atgtttacgTTTGGCGTGACACTCATTAGACA tGGTGAAACTCAATACAACAAAGACAAACTGCTGCAAG gtcaAGGTATTGATACTTCCTTGTCAGAAACAGGACTACGGCAGGCGGAAGCGGCAGGCCAGTACCTGCAAGACCTTCGCTTCAGCAATGTGTTTGTCAGCAATCTGCAGAGAGccattcag ACTGCTGAGATCATCTTGAAGAACAACTTGCACTCTGCTGACGTTGAGATGGTGTTGGATCCTCTGCTCAGAGAGAGG GGCTTCGGCGTGGCTGAAGGGCGGCCCAAAGAAGACCTGAAAAACATGGCGAACGCAGCAGGCCAGGCTTGTAGGGATTTCACACCACCGGGTGGAGAAACTCTGGAGCAG GTAAAGACACGTTTTCGCAAGTTCCTCAGGTCCATGTTCCAGCGCATGCTGGCTGATCACTGTCCCAGTATGTGTCCCAGTTTTAGCCCAGAGCTTCCAGAATCACTCCTGCCAACAGTGGCAGGACTCGCCAATGATGGGGTTGAGAACTTGCCCACCCACGCGTTAGTGGTGAGTCACGGTGCATTTATCCGTGTGGCAGTGCGTCACCTGGTGGATAGTCTGCACTGCAGCCTGCCCGAGGGGCTGAAGATGAGCCAGGTGTATTCAGCCTGCCCCAACACAGGCATCTGCAGGTTTGTCATCACCCTTCGTATGGAAGAGAACGTCCCAAGACCTGTTGCAATCCACTGTATCTTCATCAACAGGAAAGATCACCTCGCCAGCCTCAAAGATTAG